Below is a genomic region from bacterium.
TAGGACCTGGACATGAGTGTTTCCTCGAGAAGGGGAGGGAGAAGGGCGCTGCGGATCTAGAGCAGCTCGTAGTCCGCGGACTCTACCTTCCGTGTCTGCTTCCAGTAGTCGAGCAGGCCGTAGGGCCAGTTCTGCGACACGCGGCCGTGCTGGTTCTTGTACCAGGTGTTGACCGTCGCGGCGCCCCAGGCGCGCCTCATGTTGTCGGCATCGATCCGCTCGTTGTAGGCGTCGTGGACCGCCGGCTTGCAATCCATGGCGTGCTTGCCGTCCCGGAGCAGCATCTCGATCGACGCGAGCAGATAGTCGACCTCGCACTCCGTGAAGAAGATGATGCTGCCGTTGACGACGATGTTCGTGTTCGGGCCATAGAGCAGGAAGAGGTTCGGGAAGTAGGGGAGGGTGATCCCCAGATAGGCCCGCGCGTCCCCCGCCCAGTGGTCGTGGAGCTCGCGCCCGTCCCGGCCGACGACTTCGAGCGGCATGAGGAAATCGCTGGCGGTGAAGCCGGTTCCGTAGACGATCACGTCGGCTTCGACCTCGCTTCCGTCGACGAGGCGGATGCCCTTCTCGGTGATCCGGTCGATTCCGGTGGTCTCGAGGGTCACGTCGTCGCGGGCGAAGGTGGCCGGCAGGATCCCGTTGTCGCGGACGAAGCGCTTCGAGAAGGGCGGGTAGGCGGGCGTCATCTTCTCGAGGAGCTCGGCGTCGCCTCCGGTCGCCTCCTTCAGGTACTCGACCAGCATGACGCGGATGTCTTCGTTGAGCGGACCGACGGAGCCCGGCGCGCCCGACCAGCCGTCCTGGACCTCGACGGTCTCGAGGAGCCCCTCGGCCGTGCTCCAGAAGAGCCAGAACCGGTACCACTCGGCGTAGTGGGGCACGTGCTGGTAGAGCCACTGCAGGCCGCTCGGGACCTCTTCGTGGTAGTCGAGGGTCGGGAGCAGCCACGGCGGCGTTCGCTGGAGGACCGTCAGGTGGCTCGTCTGCTCGGCCAGGATCGGAATGAACTGACACGCCGAGGCGCCGGTTCCGATCACGGCGACCTTCTTGTCGGTCAGGTCGATGCTCCGGTCCCAGCGCGCGGAGTGGAACGAAGGGCCGGCGAAATCGTCCATGCCGTCGATCTCGGGCATGCGCGGGCGGTTCAACTGGCCCATGCCGCTGACGAGGACCTGAGCGGAGACGTCTTCGCGCGCGCCGCTCGACTCGAGCTCGAGATTCCACGCGCCGCTCGCTTCGTCGAAGACCGCGCGCTTCACCTCGGTTCCGAAGCGGATGTGCTCGCGGAGTCCGAACGCGTCCGCCACGTGCTTGAAGTACTCGAGCAGGATCGGCTGGGTCGAGAAGAGCTGGGGCCACTCGAAGCCCTGGGCGAACGAGTAGCTGTAGAAGTGGTTGGAGACATCGACCCGGCAACCCGGATAGACGTTGTCGTGCCAGGTCCCGCCGACGTCGTCGCTCTTCTCGAAGATCGTGAAGGGGATCTCCGCCTGCTGGAGGCGGATCGCGGCGCAGAGGCCGGACATGCCGGCGCCGATGATCGCGACGTGGAAGTCGCGGTCGGGGGCGAGCTCCGACTTCTTCCACTTGGGGGCGCGCGTGTCGGCGCCGTCGAGACTCAGCTCGTCGAGGAGGAAGGGCAGGGTCTCGTCGAGGCGCGACGGGTCGATCACGAAGCCGAGCAGGCGACGCAGCTCTGCCTCGGTCGGTCGCGGCGGCTCCGGACAGCCGGCGTCCCGCCAGCGCTTGAGCGCTTCGAAGCAGCGCGCCCGCGCGTCGGCGATCTGCGCCTCGTCGTAGCCGCCCTGCTCGCCGGCGAGCAGTCCCTGCTGGGGCTCCGGCGCGCCGTCG
It encodes:
- a CDS encoding NAD(P)/FAD-dependent oxidoreductase → MSSERRIEKLEATDDELARHLEDAQLPALLLATSHLTGDPAILDGAPEPQQGLLAGEQGGYDEAQIADARARCFEALKRWRDAGCPEPPRPTEAELRRLLGFVIDPSRLDETLPFLLDELSLDGADTRAPKWKKSELAPDRDFHVAIIGAGMSGLCAAIRLQQAEIPFTIFEKSDDVGGTWHDNVYPGCRVDVSNHFYSYSFAQGFEWPQLFSTQPILLEYFKHVADAFGLREHIRFGTEVKRAVFDEASGAWNLELESSGAREDVSAQVLVSGMGQLNRPRMPEIDGMDDFAGPSFHSARWDRSIDLTDKKVAVIGTGASACQFIPILAEQTSHLTVLQRTPPWLLPTLDYHEEVPSGLQWLYQHVPHYAEWYRFWLFWSTAEGLLETVEVQDGWSGAPGSVGPLNEDIRVMLVEYLKEATGGDAELLEKMTPAYPPFSKRFVRDNGILPATFARDDVTLETTGIDRITEKGIRLVDGSEVEADVIVYGTGFTASDFLMPLEVVGRDGRELHDHWAGDARAYLGITLPYFPNLFLLYGPNTNIVVNGSIIFFTECEVDYLLASIEMLLRDGKHAMDCKPAVHDAYNERIDADNMRRAWGAATVNTWYKNQHGRVSQNWPYGLLDYWKQTRKVESADYELL